In the Aggregatilinea lenta genome, CCTGGAACGGGCGGGAGAACGCTAGCGTCCGCTGCGCCGGAGGCGCTCGTCCTGCGCGGCGAGCAGATCCGCCAGCGCGACCGATTCGCCGTCCGCAGTCAGGTCGTCCATCAGGCGGCGTTTCAGCTCGCGGCGATCCTCGTCGTCCATGAGCTGGAGCAGCAGCGCCACCCGCGCGTCGTCCGGCGCGGCCTGCGTCGGGGCGGTGCGCTTGGCTTTTTCCGCGCTAACCCCTTCGTTTGGCTTATCACCGTACACGGTGAACACCCACACGAGCCAGATCGCCAGGTTGCCGCCAAACGCCGCAAAAATGGCAAAGCTCAACATGCCATCATTGGCCCCGACCAGCTTCGCGGCAAAAACCGCCACCCACACAAAAATACTCGCCAGGATCGAAAAGAAAAAGCTCTGCCAGCGGTCCATAAGCTTTCAACTCCCATATCCGGCACAGGGGCAAACTCGCGTCGAAAAGCGGCCTACCCTCCCGCTATATTTCCCACCGTCACCGTCCCGACGCGCGCCCGATGTGCTCGCCCTGCGCGGCAAGCAGATCCGCCAGCGCGACCGATTCGCCGTCCGCGCTCAGGTCGTCCATCAGGCGGCGCTTCAGCTCGCGGCGATCTTCGTCGTCCATGAGCTGGAGCAGCAGCGCCACCCGTGCGTCTTCCGGCGTGGCACTGGTCGCGGCACGTTTGGCTTTTTCCGCTGTCTGCTCCGTCTCGCCGGATTGGTACGTGGAGAAAGTCCATACCAGCCACAGCGCCACCGTACTGCCAAATCCGCCGACCAACCCAAAGGTGATCAACTCCTCGACTGGCGTCAGAATTTTCATCGCGGCGACACCCGCCCAAATAATGACGGTTGCCAGAATGGTATACATAAGCTGCGTGCGAGTGCGGTTCATGGGATACGCTCCTGGGCGTCATGAACAGCCGGGCCACACCTGCGATCAGGCAGGCAGCAGCGCCCGACTGCGGCAGCAGTGGTTTATTCACTTTACGCAGAGATCGACGATCAGGTTGCGGATCGGGAAAATTCAGGTAGATCGCAGCGCCGCCTTGAGCACGCGCTCGGCGATAGGGCCTTCGCGGATGACGCGCAGTTGGCCGTCTTCGACGGACACGACCGTCGAGGGGATCCCGCCCTGGCACGGGCCGCCGTCGAGGTACAGCGCGACGGAATCGCCCAACATATCTTTGGCGGCCTCGATGGTGCAGGCAGCGGGTTCGTCGGAGCGGTTGGCGCTGGTAACGGCCAGCGCGCCGCCCGCCGCCGCGATCACGGCGCGCGTCGCCGGATGATCGGGCACGCGGATGCCAACCGTCGGCAGCATGGAGAGGTTGCGCGGCAGGTGGTAGCGCTTGGGCACGACAATGGTCAGCGGGCCGGGCCAGAAAGCATCGGCCAGCCGCCGCGCTTCGGGGCCAAAACTGCCCGCGACGAGTTCCACCGCGTC is a window encoding:
- a CDS encoding L-threonylcarbamoyladenylate synthase, encoding MARTIPINAQDAVGRAGDVLRTGGLVVLPTDTVYGLASAIDEAAIAHVFLAKQRAPERAVPVLLSSVDAVELVAGSFGPEARRLADAFWPGPLTIVVPKRYHLPRNLSMLPTVGIRVPDHPATRAVIAAAGGALAVTSANRSDEPAACTIEAAKDMLGDSVALYLDGGPCQGGIPSTVVSVEDGQLRVIREGPIAERVLKAALRST